A region from the Lutra lutra chromosome 1, mLutLut1.2, whole genome shotgun sequence genome encodes:
- the LRRN1 gene encoding leucine-rich repeat neuronal protein 1, with amino-acid sequence MARMSFVLAACQLVLGSLMTSLTGSSLQNSECPQLCVCEIRPWFTPQSTYREATTVDCNDLRLTRIPSNLSSDTQVLLLQSNNIAKTVDELQQLFNLTELDFSQNNFTNIKEVGLTNLTQLTTLHLEENQITEMTDYCLQDLSNLQELYINHNQISTISANAFSGLKNLLRLHLNSNKLKVIDSRWFDSTPNLEILMIGENPVIGILDMNFKPLSNLRSLVLAGMYLTDIPGNALVGLDSLESLSFYDNKLVKVPQLALQKVPNLKFLDLNKNPIHKIQEGDFKNMLRLKELGINNMGELVSVDRYALDNLPELTKLEATNNPKLSYIHRLAFRSVPALESLMLNNNALNAVYQKTVESLPNLREISIHSNPLRCDCVIHWINSNKTNIRFMEPLSMFCAMPPEYRGQQVKEVLIQDSSEQCLPMISHDTFPNHLNMDIGTTVFLDCRAMAEPEPEIYWVTPLGNKITVDTLSDKYKLSSEGTLEISNIQIEDSGRYTCVAQNVEGADTRVVTIKVNGTLLDGTQVLKIYVKQTESHSILVSWKVNSNVMTSNLKWSSATMKIDNPHITYTARVPVDVHEYNLTHLQPSTDYEVCLTVSNIHQQTQKSCVNVTTKNAAFALDISDQETSTALAAVMGSMFAVISLASIAVYIAKRFKRKNYHHSLKKYMQKTSSIPLNELYPPLINLWEGDSEKDKDGSADTKPTQVDTSRSYYMW; translated from the coding sequence ATGGCTAGGATGAGCTTTGTTTTAGCAGCTTGCCAGTTGGTGCTGGGCTCGCTAATGACTTCATTAACTGGGTCTTCCCTACAAAATAGTGAGTGTCCACAACTTTGTGTATGTGAAATTAGGCCCTGGTTCACCCCGCAGTCAACATATAGAGAAGCTACTACTGTTGATTGCAATGATCTCCGCTTAACAAGGATTCCCAGCAACCTTTCTAGTGATACCCAAGTGCTTCTCTTACAGAGCAATAACATCGCAAAGACCGTGGATGAGCTCCAGCAGCTTTTCAACTTGACTGAGCTAGATTTCTCCCAAAAcaactttacaaatattaagGAGGTAGGGCTGACAAACCTAACCCAGCTCACTACTCTACATTTGGAGGAAAATCAGATTACAGAAATGACTGATTACTGTCTGCAAGACCTCAGCAACCTTCAAGAACTCTATATCAACCATAACCAGATTAGCACTATTTCTGCTAATGCTTTTTCAGGCTTAAAAAATCTGTTAAGGCTTCACTTGAACTCTAATAAATTGAAAGTTATCGATAGCCGCTGGTTTGATTCAACACCCAACCTGGAAATACTCATGATAGGGGAAAACCCCGTGATTGGAATTCTAGATATGAACTTTAAACCCCTCTCAAATCTGAGAAGCCTAGTTTTGGCAGGAATGTATCTCACTGATATTCCCGGAAATGCCTTGGTGGGCTTGGATAGCCTTGAAAGCCTGTCTTTTTATGATAACAAACTGGTCAAGGTTCCTCAGCTTGCTCTGCAAAAAGttccaaatttaaaattcttagaccTCAATAAAAACCCCATTCACAAAATCCAAGAAGGGGATTTCAAAAATATGCTTCGACTGAAAGAACTGGGAATCAACAACATGGGGGAACTTGTTTCTGTGGATCGCTATGCCCTTGATAACTTGCCTGAACTCACAAAGTTAGAAGCTACCAATAACCCCAAATTATCTTATATCCACCGCTTGGCTTTTCGAAGTGTTCCTGCCCTAGAAAGCTTGATGTTGAACAACAATGCCTTGAATGCTGTTTACCAAAAGACAGTAGAATCCCTTCCCAATCTTCGTGAGATTAGTATCCACAGCAATCCTCTGAGGTGTGATTGTGTCATCCACTGGATTAATTCCAACAAGACCAACATCCGATTCATGGAGCCGTTGTCCATGTTCTGTGCCATGCCACCTGAATATAGAGGGCAGCAGGTAAAGGAAGTTTTAATCCAGGATTCAAGTGAACAGTGCCTCCCAATGATATCTCACGACACATTCCCAAATCATTTAAACATGGATATTGGCACAACAGTTTTCCTAGACTGTCGGGCCATGGCTGAGCCAGAACCTGAAATTTACTGGGTCACTCCTCTTGGAAATAAGATAACTGTGGATACACTTTCAGATAAATACAAGCTAAGTAGTGAAGGTACTTTGGAAATATCTAACATACAAATTGAAGACTCAGGAAGATACACTTGTGTTGCCCAGAATGTGGAAGGGGCCGACACACGTGTGGTAACAATTAAGGTTAATGGGACCCTTCTGGATGGTACCCAGGTGCTGAAAATATATGTCAAGCAGACAGAATCTCATTCCATTTTAGTGTCTTGGAAAGTTAATTCCAATGTCATGACATCAAACTTAAAATGGTCCTCTGCCACCATGAAGATTGACAATCCTCACATAACATACACCGCCAGGGTCCCAGTAGATGTTCATGAGTACAACCTAACACATCTGCAGCCTTCCACAGATTATGAAGTATGTCTTACAGTGTCCAATATTCATCAGCAGACTCAAAAGTCGTGTGTCAATGTCACAACTAAAAATGCCGCCTTTGCACTGGACATTTCTGACCAAGAAACAAGTACGGCCCTTGCTGCAGTAATGGGGTCCATGTTTGCCGTCATTAGCCTCGCGTCCATTGCTGTGTATATTGCCAAAAGGTTTAAGAGGAAAAACTACCACCATTCATTAAAAAAGTATATGCAAAAAACTTCTTCAATCCCACTAAATGAGCTGTACCCACCACTCATTAACCTCTGGGAAGGTGACagtgagaaagacaaagatgGTTCTGCAGACACCAAGCCAACCCAGGTTGACACATCCAGAAGCTATTACATGTGGTAA